In Megalopta genalis isolate 19385.01 chromosome 7, iyMegGena1_principal, whole genome shotgun sequence, a single window of DNA contains:
- the Nup107 gene encoding nuclear pore complex protein Nup107 → MDTINDTNENLDRSIQMYNQENSQRKSFLRLSGKNITPRRILLQNSHLRKDLDDSQRLNDTNSPKVSNKSYLSSKMIKGYDMLDIDSSITLAPHELRDIMLASEKNELTLREMMEDSSATGIILKAKQPWRDIMSKLYYDFLHSIQMNFSETQVFDIIADFIQNCTDTLDIMRGMQAKVETAEASEEEIALENERNTWRLVYCLYQNRINSLNFPTTMEDDADENNTYVSEKVIIDNLFKVERYIREYQLIIDWLEKNALDQADKFPSTEQFTDKTLAWENTVRQLLTYKDKDSIPFRSTRPLISSLDPDAPIREGKPLHDLDREDDARLEKRMFIEVRCGRLAKAQALAEHCGQPWRAACLLGWIPYQDPNYKNPLTDTKLPIEGNPNRSLWKLCAWELCQDKRIGQFYRAVYASLCGNVQQMLQVATSWQDALWAHMKALLDIKVEREIRDLVVKNFTNMPTDYWKNELSLEDVFKDLHASKNPIIRTQANMPDHMIQKFLILDEIPKLMEEIESMIDLKMCDPHFLRFLAHLIFFFRQIGKNVNDKVGDKVLMAYVHVLIEMDDPILIAFYTAMLPQESQVTNYAFYLENISDYEQRKKCLTAAEDANLNVEAITKLVVERIRSKDTEVNVTDLKGATTSADLEKINALDWLIFYQSQREEALWQTNALIRYFLMNEKIDTARKAFNKIPADSIESVMSEYPTMEGTLTNLTITNNLSKRASSAIREYLCYKTYLDAQEGFAEWFSHYHHGKPIPLEELTPYATFTEKVAYEHKKAQYNVEMERWKCTMQHHTKAVKQLLFNVLLFPDGGWLVDTNNNDGTCTQEEESREEEMEKLRQLCIPKITLLLHSVMTEMNEHAGCIQLADILASKQHKLYKVFQKNRLREVFKKICESSLILMDQKKDPWGYPK, encoded by the exons ATGGATACCATAAATGACACGAATGAAAATTTAGATCGGTCCATTCAGATGTATAATCAGGAGAATTCTCAACGAAAATCGTTTTTGAGGTTAAGCGGGAAAAACATCACTCCCAGGAGAATATTGTTACAAAATAGTCATTTACGGAAGGATCTGGACGATTCGCAACGATTGAACGATACCAATAGTCCCAAGGTATCGAACAAATCATATTTGAGTTCGAAGATGATCAAAGGTTACGATATGCTGGACATAGACAGCTCCATAACCCTAGCACCGCATGAATTACGCGATATAATGCTAGCGTCCGAGAAGAACGAGCTCACTTTGAGGGAAATGATGGAAGACAGCAGCGCGACTGGCATAATTCTAAAAGCGAAGCAACCATGGAGGGATATTATGTCTAAATTGTATTATGATTTCCTACACAGTATACAGATGAACTTCTCGGAAACTCAGGTGTTCGACATTATCGCAGACTTCATACAGAACTGCACGGATACTTTGGACATAATGAGAG GTATGCAAGCAAAAGTGGAAACCGCGGAAGCGTCGGAGGAAGAAATTGCCTTAGAGAACGAAAGGAATACGTGGAGGCTTGTTTATTGTCTGTACCAGAATCGAATAAACAGCCTGAACTTTCCCACGACGATGGAAGATGACGCGGATGAAAATAACACCTATGTATCCGAAAAAGTTATAATAGACAACTTGTTCAAGGTGGAGAGATACATAAGAGAATATCAGTTGATAATCGACTGGCTCGAAAAGAATGCCTTGGATCAGGCAGACAAATTTCCATCCACGGAACAGTTCACCGATAAAACGCTCGCATGGGAGAACACAGTACGACAATTGCTGACTTACAAAGATAAAGACTCGATTCCATTTCGTTCGACCAGACCGTTGATATCGTCCTTAGATCCAGATGCTCCAATCAGAGAAGGTAAACCTCTTCATGATCTGGACAGGGAAGATGATGCAAGACTTGAAAAAAGAATGTTCATAGAG GTACGCTGTGGAAGACTGGCGAAGGCACAGGCGCTCGCGGAACACTGTGGTCAACCCTGGAGAGCAGCGTGTTTGTTAGGTTGGATACCTTATCAGGATCCTAATTATAAAAATCCATTAACCGACACCAAATTACCGATCGAAGGGAATCCGAATAGAAGTCTTTGGAAGTTGTGCGCGTGGGAACTCTGCCAGGACAAACGCATAG GTCAATTTTATCGCGCCGTTTACGCGAGTCTTTGCGGAAACGTGCAACAAATGCTGCAAGTTGCGACCTCCTGGCAGGACGCGTTGTGGGCCCACATGAAAGCGTTATTGGACATCAAAGTGGAAAGAGAAATAAGGGATCTCGTAGTGAAGAATTTCACGAACATGCCCACAGACTATTGGAAGAACGAGTTGTCTCTGGAGGACGTTTTCAAAGACCTACACGCATCGAAGAATCCAATTATCCGTACACAAGCGAATATGCCGGATCACATGATCCAAAAGTTTCTGATACTGGACGAAATCCCCAAATTAATGGAGGAGATCGAGAGCATGATCGATCTGAAAATGTGCGACCCGCACTTTCTGCGGTTCTTGGCCCACCTGATATTCTTCTTCCGGCAAATCGGCAAGAACGTGAACGACAAAGTCGGCGATAAGGTTTTGATGGCTTACGTCCACGTTTTGATCGAGATGGACGACCCGATCCTGATCGCTTTCTACACTGCCATGCTGCCTCAGGAGTCTCAAGTGACCAATTACGCTTTCTACTTGGAGAATATAAGCGACTACGAACAGCGCAAGAAGTGTCTAACCGCGGCAGAGGACGCCAACTTGAATGTAGAAGCGATCACGAAGCTGGTGGTAGAGCGTATACGTTCGAAGGACACGGAAGTCAATGTTACCGACTTGAAGGGCGCTACAACTAGCGCCGATCTGGAAAAGATCAATGCATTGGACTGGCTGATATTCTATCAAAGCCAGCGGGAGGAGGCGTTATGGCAAACCAATGCTCTCATAAGATACTTCTTGATGAACGAGAAGATCGATACCGCGCGAAAAGCATTCAACAAG ATTCCAGCCGACTCGATCGAGTCCGTCATGTCCGAGTATCCAACGATGGAGGGTACCCTAACTAATCTCACGATCACGAACAATTTATCGAAAAGAGCCTCTTCGGCGATCCGGGAGTACTTGTGTTACAAGACTTACTTGGACGCTCAGGAAGGCTTCGCGGAGTGGTTCTCTCATTACCATCACGGGAAACCCATCCCTCTGGAGGAACTAACTCCGTACGCCACCTTTACCGAAAAGGTCGCGTACGAGCACAAGAAGGCGCAGTATAACGTGGAAATGGAAAGGTGGAAGTGCACGATGCAACATCATACAAAG GCTGTTAAGCAATTACTGTTCAATGTTCTGTTGTTCCCCGACGGCGGTTGGCTGGTAGACACGAACAACAACGACGGCACGTGTACGCAGGAAGAAGAGTCGCGGGAGGAAGAAATGGAGAAGCTACGGCAACTTTGTATCCCGAAAATCACGCTTCTTTTACATTCGGTGATGACCGAGATGAACGAACACGCTGGATGCATTCAGTTGGCGGATATTCTTGCCTCGAAACAGCACAAGCTTTACAAG GTGTTCCAGAAGAATAGGTTGCGCGAGGTATTCAAGAAGATCTGCGAGTCCTCCTTGATTCTGATGGATCAGAAGAAGGATCCTTGGGGCTACCCGAAGTGA